A genomic region of Parus major isolate Abel chromosome 14, Parus_major1.1, whole genome shotgun sequence contains the following coding sequences:
- the TMEM186 gene encoding transmembrane protein 186, with protein sequence MAAAWLCTARTKVCTAPASARCLRKELWTRPWRREDARLPWIFGSWECLQSQTQQVRGVSNDLRRLQEPSVCLYHSASAAVVQQKAVDGRTEEFKLVYRFPGIKYCRVLSRLKLLQTATSMIMLPPICYLYLQGQVSQNVLFYTTGIAVFAGAMLYGMSYFFRRIIGLIYLSETGQTVRVAHLTFWGRRNDIYCPIETVVTLDEVGDSKDELLHQFKRSNSTDTLYFTIKYGQIVDKEKFTQIFGELA encoded by the exons ATGGCGGCG GCGTGGCTCTGCACAGCGAGGACTAAAGTCTGCACGGCACCAGCTTCTGCGAGATGTCTACGGAAGGAGCTCTGGACAAGGCCATGGAGAAGGGAAGACGCTCGCCTGCCCTGGATTTTTGGTTCGTGGGAGTGTTTGCAGTCACAAACCCAGCAAGTTCGTGGTGTCAGTAATGACCTCAGGAGACTGCAAGAGCCGTCTGTGTGTCTGTACCACTCggcctctgctgctgtggtccAGCAGAAGGCTGTGGACGGGAGGACAGAAGAGTTCAAACTGGTCTACAGGTTCCCAGGGATAAAATACTGCAGAGTCCTGTCGAGACTGAAGCTGCTGCAGACTGCCACCTCCATGATCATGCTGCCTCCTATCTGCTACCTCTACCTGCAGGGCCAGGTGTCTCAGAATGTCCTCTTCTACACAACCGGCATCGCTGTCTTCGCTGGGGCAATGTTGTATGGTATGAGCtactttttcagaagaattatTGGATTAATCTACTTAAGTGAAACTGGACAAACTGTCAGAGTGGCTCACTTGACATTTTGGGGAAGACGTAATGATATTTACTGTCCCATAGAGACAGTGGTGACTTTGGATGAGGTTGGAGATAGCAAGGACGAGCTACTTCACCAGTTCAAACGGTCTAACAGTACAGATACTTTGTACTTTACAATTAAGTATGGCCAGATTGTAGACAAAGAGAAATTTACTCAAATATTTGGAGAACTTGCGTGA
- the PMM2 gene encoding phosphomannomutase 2 isoform X1: protein MAPPPAALCLFDVDGTLTAPRQKISAEMAAFVQRLRQKVKVGVVGGSDLAKIREQLGEDVIEKYDYVFPENGLVAYKDGKFLSKQSIQGHLGEDILQDIINYCLSYIAKIKLPKKRGTFIEFRNGMLNVSPIGRSCSQEERLEFYEFDKKEHIREKFVADLQREFAGKGLTFSIGGQISIDVFPNGWDKRYCLGIVGKDGYKTIYFFGDKTMPGGNDYEIFTDSRTEGHSVTSPQDTRRICEELFFK from the exons ATGGCGCCACCGCCCGCAGCGCTCTGCCTGTTCGACGTGGATGGCACCCTCACGGCCCCGCGGCAG AAAATCTCGGCGGAGATGGCGGCGTTCGTGCAGCGGCTGCGGCAGAAGGTGAAGGTGGGAGTGGTGGGCGGCTCGGACTTGGCCAAGATCCGcgagcagctgggagaggacG TGATTGAAAAATATGACTATGTGTTCCCAGAAAACGGCCTGGTAGCATACAAAGATGGGAAGTTCTTGAGCAAGCAG aGCATTCAGGGCCACCTGGGTGAGGACATCCTTCAAGATATCATCAACTACTGCCTGAGTTACATTGCAAAGATTAAACTGCCAAAGAAGAG AGGCACCTTCATTGAGTTCCGAAACGGGATGTTAAATGTGTCCCCCATTGGAagaagctgcagccaggaagAAAGACTTGAGTTCTATGAATTTGATAAA AAGGAGCATATAAGAGAGAAATTTGTAGCTGATCTACAAAGAGAATTTGCAGGCAAAGGCCTCACATTTTCTATag GAGGGCAGATAAGCATCGATGTGTTCCCCAATGGCTGGGATAAAAGGTACTGCTTAGGAATTGTTGGCAAGGATGGATACAAgactatttatttctttggagaCAAGACCATGCCA GGAGGGAATGACTATGAAATTTTCACAGACTCCAGAACAGAAGGCCACAGTGTCACATCCCCACAGGATACAAGGAGAATCTGTGAAgagctgttttttaaataa
- the PMM2 gene encoding phosphomannomutase 2 isoform X2: MVKSCLGDRPLGGLFRTAVYSGVIEKYDYVFPENGLVAYKDGKFLSKQSIQGHLGEDILQDIINYCLSYIAKIKLPKKRGTFIEFRNGMLNVSPIGRSCSQEERLEFYEFDKKEHIREKFVADLQREFAGKGLTFSIGGQISIDVFPNGWDKRYCLGIVGKDGYKTIYFFGDKTMPGGNDYEIFTDSRTEGHSVTSPQDTRRICEELFFK; the protein is encoded by the exons ATGGTGAAATCCTGCCTTGGTGACAGACCCTTGGGAGGGCTTTTCCGCACCGCTGTGTACAGTggag TGATTGAAAAATATGACTATGTGTTCCCAGAAAACGGCCTGGTAGCATACAAAGATGGGAAGTTCTTGAGCAAGCAG aGCATTCAGGGCCACCTGGGTGAGGACATCCTTCAAGATATCATCAACTACTGCCTGAGTTACATTGCAAAGATTAAACTGCCAAAGAAGAG AGGCACCTTCATTGAGTTCCGAAACGGGATGTTAAATGTGTCCCCCATTGGAagaagctgcagccaggaagAAAGACTTGAGTTCTATGAATTTGATAAA AAGGAGCATATAAGAGAGAAATTTGTAGCTGATCTACAAAGAGAATTTGCAGGCAAAGGCCTCACATTTTCTATag GAGGGCAGATAAGCATCGATGTGTTCCCCAATGGCTGGGATAAAAGGTACTGCTTAGGAATTGTTGGCAAGGATGGATACAAgactatttatttctttggagaCAAGACCATGCCA GGAGGGAATGACTATGAAATTTTCACAGACTCCAGAACAGAAGGCCACAGTGTCACATCCCCACAGGATACAAGGAGAATCTGTGAAgagctgttttttaaataa